In Carettochelys insculpta isolate YL-2023 chromosome 21, ASM3395843v1, whole genome shotgun sequence, a single genomic region encodes these proteins:
- the MED22 gene encoding mediator of RNA polymerase II transcription subunit 22 isoform X1, whose amino-acid sequence MSQQRVLPQSKETLLQSYNKRLKDDIKSIMDNFTEIIKTAKIEDETQVSRATQSEQDNYEMHVRAANIVRAGESLMKLVSDLKQFLILNDFPSVNEAINQRNQQLRSMQDECDKKLISLRDEISIDLYELEEEYYSSSYSLCDANDLPLCEAYWREDHATLSPEDLSVPLAAAMAEQSTAAPPGSTPSHPHVNGHGAGPTEHS is encoded by the exons atgtcacagcaACGAGTCCTGCCTCAGAGTAAAGAAACTCTCCTTCAGTCCTACAATAAGAGGCTGAAAGATGACATCAAGTCCATCATGGATAACTTCACAGAGATCATCAAGACGGCTAAG ATTGAAGATGAAACCCAAGTCTCTCGAGCAACCCAGAGTGAGCAGGACAACTATGAGATGCACGTCAGAGCTGCGAACATT GTCCGAGCTGGGGAGTCCCTGATGAAGCTTGTCTCCGACCTGAAGCAGTTCTTGATCCTCAATGACTTCCCCTCAGTGAACGAAGCCATTAACCAGCGTAACCAACAGCTGCGGAGCATGCAGGATGAGTGTGACAAAAAGCTGATCTCGCTGAGGGATGAGATTTCCATTGACCTGTATGAACTTGAAGAAGAATATTACTCTTCCAG CTACAGTCTATGTGACGCCAATGATCTTCCTCTGTGCGAAGCCTATTGGAGAGAAGACCATGCCACGCTTTCCCCAGAAGATCTCTCCGTGCCTCTGGCAGCTgccatggcagagcagagcactgctgcCCCTCCGGGCTCTACCCCATCGCACCCTCACGTGAATGGGCACGGGGCGGGCCCCACGGAGCACTCCTGA
- the MED22 gene encoding mediator of RNA polymerase II transcription subunit 22 isoform X2 — MSQQRVLPQSKETLLQSYNKRLKDDIKSIMDNFTEIIKTAKIEDETQVSRATQSEQDNYEMHVRAANIVRAGESLMKLVSDLKQFLILNDFPSVNEAINQRNQQLRSMQDECDKKLISLRDEISIDLYELEEEYYSSSRVPYHAVPVMCPEGAFNPELPKSLLWNHIQQSLRLLSTVRFDGAIQGPIVIISCKLLAGEL; from the exons atgtcacagcaACGAGTCCTGCCTCAGAGTAAAGAAACTCTCCTTCAGTCCTACAATAAGAGGCTGAAAGATGACATCAAGTCCATCATGGATAACTTCACAGAGATCATCAAGACGGCTAAG ATTGAAGATGAAACCCAAGTCTCTCGAGCAACCCAGAGTGAGCAGGACAACTATGAGATGCACGTCAGAGCTGCGAACATT GTCCGAGCTGGGGAGTCCCTGATGAAGCTTGTCTCCGACCTGAAGCAGTTCTTGATCCTCAATGACTTCCCCTCAGTGAACGAAGCCATTAACCAGCGTAACCAACAGCTGCGGAGCATGCAGGATGAGTGTGACAAAAAGCTGATCTCGCTGAGGGATGAGATTTCCATTGACCTGTATGAACTTGAAGAAGAATATTACTCTTCCAG tcGTGTGCCTTACCATGCAGTGCCGGTCATGTGCCCTGAGGGAGCATTTAATCCTGAGCTCCCAAAATCTCTCCTTTGGAATCACATCCAGCAAAGTCTCAGGCTTCTTTCCACTGTGAGGTTTGATGGGGCCATACAGGGACCGATAGTAATTATAAGCTGCAAATTACTGGCTGGAGAGCTGTAG